In Sphingobacterium sp. R2, the genomic stretch AAGCCCTCAAATGGGCTAAATCAATTAACAATGCATCATCACGATTGACAAACCGTTTCCTAAGGCACCTACCAATAAAGTCTTTTCTTTAATTTTCACGGGAGACAAAGTTAAGACTTATCGCTTAAAAGTGAAAACATTTTTCATTTTTTTATTTCACCTTGATTCCAACCGCCAAAAGCGAATAAAATCTCTCAGAGTCAGCGCAATTAACACCGGCACAATCAAGTAGATCAATGGATTTTCTAACCACGCCTCTTGCCACCGCAATTGCAACAAAGCAATAAAAGCATGCGTAAGGCCACATCCCGGACAGTTATATCCACTTATCGCCTTCCACACACAGGGAATAAGAATGTGGATATCTGCGGAAAGGTGCAAGCCAATAGCAATCCCGAAATACCCGATGATCAACGCGTATATCCAATGATGTCTTAGGTATTTCAGGACTAAAATAATCATTAATTGTTTATCGGACTTTTAATGTAATTGCCGTCCGCATCCTTATATTTTCCGACAATAATCATAATCAAATCGATCAGATACCAAATACCACAGCCGCCCAAAGTGACTAACTGAATTACTGCCGTACCAATTTGTCCCAAATAAAACCGATGCGCACCAAATGGTCCCAAAAAAATACAAAACAACAGAGCCGGTAACCATCTATCGTCCTGAAACGTAGTATTTTGTTGTTGAAAGGGCTGGTTAGCATAAAATATCGGCTGTCTTACACCGCAATACGGACAAACTTCGGCCTTGATAGTAATCAATTTACCGCACTGCACGCAATACTTTTCGTCTTCTGTTTTCATTTAGATTTAGTTTGGCGACGGAATAGAAACCCTCCTCCCATCATGAATAAAATAATGGAGTTAAATTAGCAAAAAAATCTAAAAAAAAATCTTTTTTTAACTGCCTATACAAATTATTATAAACAATAAAGGCGCTTCGTATCTTAAAGCACCTTTACTGTTTATGTTTTCGAATTCTAAGAGTTGATCGCTTTCCAGATCATATCTTTCAATGGCAATATATTCTTACCAGTCACCGAAGAAATGAAAATATAAGGAATATCTTCCGGTAGTTCCTGTTCCATCTCCTTCTCCAACTCTTCGTCGAGCATATCAGACTTGGTAATAGCCAACAATTTTGGTTTATCGGCCAATTCAGGATTATAAGCGGTCAATTCATTTAAAAGAATGGCATACTCTTCACGGATAGTCCGGTCCGTATCAGCAGGGACCATAAACAACAACACTGAGTTGCGCTCAATATGTCGTAAAAAACGATAACCCAAACCTTTCCCCTCAGAAGCCCCCTCAATAATTCCCGGAATATCAGCCATTACAAAGGAACGATTGTCCCGATAGCTCACCATACCCAAATTAGGTACGAGCGTCGTAAATGGATAGTTTGCGATTTCTGGTTTTGCAGCAGATACGACCGAAAGCAACGTCGATTTAC encodes the following:
- a CDS encoding DUF2752 domain-containing protein — encoded protein: MWKAISGYNCPGCGLTHAFIALLQLRWQEAWLENPLIYLIVPVLIALTLRDFIRFWRLESR
- a CDS encoding TM2 domain-containing protein; its protein translation is MKTEDEKYCVQCGKLITIKAEVCPYCGVRQPIFYANQPFQQQNTTFQDDRWLPALLFCIFLGPFGAHRFYLGQIGTAVIQLVTLGGCGIWYLIDLIMIIVGKYKDADGNYIKSPINN